In one window of Haloterrigena salifodinae DNA:
- a CDS encoding b(o/a)3-type cytochrome-c oxidase subunit 1 — MRNAYIDQFPAEAKVIKAAFWSSFLALAIGGLLGLVQALHRTDVVRFIDSADYYTVLTAHGVLLAITFTIFFLVGIFTWAVTTSLERGVVDTRFTWSWYVMMVVGSVLTAVTIFAGFLEDAPEILGAPLNADVLFTFYAPLQAHPFFYVGLVLFVVGSWLAGVDWFRTWWAWRSENPDERIPLPTFMVLTTTLFWYVCTFGVALSILVFLLPWSLGIVDSVNPLLTRTLFWYFGHAVVYFWLMPAYMMWYIMLPKLSGGKLFSDPLARVVFVLFLLLSTPLGIHHQYLDPGIAEGYKFIAMTNTMFLLLPSLLTAFTVVASMEHGARQRGGEGYLGWLRALPWRDPVFTGMALAGLMFAAAGFSGMINAGMNINYLVHNTWWVVGHFHLTVGTAVALTFMAAAYWFIPQVTGKALWNRSVALGQVLLWFIGMTFMSNAMHRSGLFGMPRRTAEPQYSGFEFEPAAGTVGEINAQVALGAVILTVSLALFLLNMVLTSFNGSSDAIPDNTYAGTLSGPEDAPEILDNLKLWTAIAIVLVIFAYTLPLASIIENGGLFGPGIEGRQLTLVPDTTAVLETVREVIS; from the coding sequence ATGCGTAACGCCTACATCGATCAGTTCCCCGCGGAGGCGAAGGTGATCAAGGCCGCCTTCTGGAGTTCCTTCCTCGCGCTGGCCATCGGCGGCCTGCTCGGACTCGTGCAGGCGCTCCACCGGACGGACGTCGTCCGCTTTATCGATTCGGCGGACTACTACACCGTGTTGACCGCCCACGGCGTCCTGCTGGCGATCACGTTCACGATCTTCTTCCTCGTGGGCATCTTCACCTGGGCGGTGACGACCAGCCTCGAGCGGGGCGTCGTCGACACCCGCTTCACCTGGTCGTGGTACGTCATGATGGTCGTCGGATCGGTCCTCACCGCCGTCACGATCTTCGCCGGCTTCCTCGAGGACGCGCCTGAGATCCTCGGCGCGCCGCTGAACGCGGACGTGCTCTTCACGTTCTACGCGCCGCTGCAGGCCCACCCCTTCTTCTACGTCGGGCTGGTGCTGTTCGTCGTCGGCTCCTGGCTGGCCGGCGTCGACTGGTTCCGGACGTGGTGGGCCTGGCGCAGCGAGAACCCCGACGAGCGGATCCCGCTGCCGACGTTCATGGTGTTGACGACGACGCTGTTCTGGTACGTCTGTACGTTCGGCGTCGCCCTGTCGATCCTCGTCTTCCTGCTGCCGTGGTCGTTGGGCATCGTCGACTCCGTGAACCCGCTGTTGACCCGGACGCTGTTCTGGTACTTCGGCCACGCCGTCGTCTACTTCTGGCTGATGCCGGCGTACATGATGTGGTACATCATGCTGCCGAAGCTCTCCGGCGGGAAGCTGTTCAGCGACCCGCTTGCCCGCGTCGTCTTCGTGCTGTTCCTGCTGCTTTCGACGCCGCTGGGCATCCACCACCAGTATCTGGATCCCGGCATCGCTGAGGGGTACAAATTCATCGCGATGACGAACACGATGTTCCTGTTGCTGCCGAGCCTGCTGACCGCGTTCACCGTCGTCGCGAGCATGGAACACGGCGCGCGCCAGCGCGGCGGCGAGGGCTACCTCGGCTGGCTCAGAGCGCTGCCATGGCGCGACCCGGTCTTTACCGGCATGGCGCTGGCGGGCTTGATGTTCGCCGCGGCCGGCTTCTCCGGCATGATCAACGCGGGGATGAACATCAACTACCTCGTCCACAACACCTGGTGGGTCGTCGGTCACTTCCACCTCACCGTCGGCACCGCCGTCGCGCTGACGTTCATGGCCGCGGCCTACTGGTTCATCCCGCAGGTGACCGGCAAGGCGCTGTGGAACCGCTCCGTCGCGCTGGGGCAGGTCCTGCTGTGGTTCATCGGCATGACGTTCATGTCGAACGCGATGCACCGCTCGGGGCTGTTCGGGATGCCCCGCCGGACCGCCGAACCGCAGTACTCCGGCTTCGAGTTCGAACCCGCCGCCGGGACCGTCGGCGAGATCAACGCGCAGGTCGCCCTCGGCGCCGTGATCCTGACCGTCTCGCTGGCCCTGTTCCTCCTGAACATGGTCCTGACGTCGTTCAACGGGTCCAGCGACGCCATCCCGGACAACACCTACGCCGGAACGCTCTCGGGCCCCGAGGACGCGCCCGAGATCCTCGACAACCTCAAACTCTGGACTGCCATCGCTATCGTCCTCGTAATCTTCGCGTATACGCTTCCGCTCGCGAGCATCATCGAGAACGGCGGCCTCTTCGGTCCCGGCATCGAGGGGCGACAGCTCACGCTCGTTCCCGATACCACGGCCGTCCTCGAGACCGTCCGGGAGGTGATTTCCTAG
- a CDS encoding CbaC protein — protein sequence MRISKAGLLVVAAIVIPIVVELRTALSWFGIELSVLEGVALAIAIVLAIVVWAVWPSDGNGNAETEPTGPE from the coding sequence ATGCGCATCTCGAAGGCCGGCCTGCTCGTCGTCGCGGCGATCGTCATCCCGATCGTCGTCGAACTCCGCACCGCGCTCTCGTGGTTCGGAATCGAGCTCTCGGTCCTCGAAGGGGTCGCCCTCGCCATCGCGATTGTCCTCGCGATCGTCGTCTGGGCGGTGTGGCCGTCCGACGGGAACGGCAACGCCGAGACCGAACCCACGGGTCCCGAGTGA
- a CDS encoding DUF7344 domain-containing protein: MGSEDEEIIRILIDATNREILTVLNESHRGLSVTELAEHLASADEQELERTIVSLHHEYLPRLDEVGLVAYDHDENTVTTGRRSADDADWMDVEALDELLSQFETGRRPDERTVGRLEGREAVYDYCRELADRADDELFLIYASDELLDEACVPHAENAIDRDVELHAGTKNDAAREFFRERLPEATIWEPQMDWMYERANYPKVSRLIVADRETVVVGLWDEDATGSRTEVAMIGEGQTNPLVVLTRELLGPRLDHLDYQSDEFLGSLPFET, from the coding sequence ATGGGGTCAGAAGACGAAGAAATCATTCGGATACTCATAGATGCAACCAACCGTGAAATTTTAACTGTTCTCAATGAATCTCATCGCGGCCTCTCTGTAACGGAGCTCGCTGAACACCTCGCTTCGGCGGACGAGCAGGAACTCGAGCGAACGATCGTTTCGCTCCATCACGAGTACCTTCCCCGACTCGACGAAGTCGGGCTCGTCGCGTACGACCACGATGAAAATACCGTCACCACCGGCCGTCGATCGGCGGATGACGCCGACTGGATGGACGTCGAAGCGCTCGACGAACTGCTCTCGCAGTTCGAGACGGGACGGAGACCGGACGAGCGTACCGTCGGGCGGCTCGAGGGTCGCGAAGCGGTGTACGACTATTGCCGAGAGCTGGCCGACAGAGCCGACGACGAACTCTTTCTGATCTACGCGTCCGACGAGTTACTCGACGAAGCGTGTGTCCCGCACGCGGAGAACGCCATCGACCGAGACGTCGAACTTCACGCCGGAACGAAAAACGACGCTGCTCGAGAGTTCTTTCGGGAGCGCCTCCCGGAAGCAACGATCTGGGAGCCACAGATGGATTGGATGTACGAACGAGCGAACTATCCCAAGGTGAGTCGGCTCATCGTCGCCGATCGGGAGACCGTCGTCGTCGGCCTCTGGGACGAGGACGCCACCGGATCGAGAACGGAGGTCGCGATGATCGGAGAGGGCCAGACCAATCCACTGGTGGTCCTCACGCGGGAACTGCTCGGCCCTCGACTGGACCATCTCGATTATCAGAGCGACGAGTTTCTCGGAAGTCTTCCGTTCGAAACGTAA
- a CDS encoding DUF7091 family protein — protein sequence MADRRRLERFLRSKLQEAGEQYEQVRGSTGEQLEEAREAYEVAKNARGLPSDEAGRAKIVCRRYAEQRAAMLDDQYRPACFEAGHPDCEGCAEDVREGRIETW from the coding sequence ATGGCGGATCGTCGTCGGCTCGAGCGGTTCCTGCGCTCGAAGCTCCAGGAGGCTGGCGAGCAGTACGAACAGGTTCGGGGCTCGACGGGCGAGCAACTCGAGGAGGCCCGCGAGGCCTACGAAGTGGCGAAAAACGCCCGCGGCCTGCCGTCGGACGAGGCGGGACGGGCGAAGATCGTCTGCCGGCGTTATGCCGAACAGCGGGCGGCGATGCTCGACGACCAGTACCGGCCGGCGTGTTTCGAAGCGGGCCATCCCGACTGCGAGGGCTGTGCGGAGGACGTCCGCGAGGGACGGATCGAGACCTGGTAG
- a CDS encoding sulfite oxidase codes for MSTETPRESRRGEIDAILERKDGGVRETRDEADKYTVVGAADRRTYANWLTPVEEHFVCHRNDIPDADADSWTVSLTGRLDDEYSLSDLNDEFPTVAVAHTMECAGNGRGQHRPETGSVQWGFEAAGTAIWTGTPLSSILRGRLDDADGDAWLTAVGGDPSDGDDVFARSIPLSKALEDCILATEMNGRPLPREHGFPVRLIVPGWYGVNCVKWVEELRLMDTMVVDGSLDRPGDHAYWQQEAYRMHPADVDPEPNETVETVDTWSQLEAGEPDHPYTFDQTVMSIIGAPDGESAVSALEDGTIELTGVAWAGDDGVERVEVSTDGGDTWADAELFGPDYAGAWRLFRYDWDAQPGTHVLCSRATDDQGRRQPMRISNPDAWRDALEADEFPWNEGGYAANAVLPNAVEIDVEST; via the coding sequence ATGAGCACGGAAACACCTCGAGAGAGTCGCCGCGGCGAGATCGACGCGATCCTCGAGCGAAAGGACGGCGGCGTCCGCGAGACCCGCGACGAGGCCGACAAGTACACCGTCGTCGGCGCGGCCGACAGGCGAACGTACGCGAACTGGCTGACGCCCGTTGAGGAACACTTCGTCTGCCACCGCAACGACATTCCCGACGCCGACGCGGACTCGTGGACGGTCTCCCTGACGGGACGGCTCGACGACGAGTACTCGCTGTCGGACCTGAACGACGAGTTCCCGACGGTCGCGGTGGCCCACACGATGGAGTGCGCCGGAAACGGCCGCGGACAGCACCGCCCCGAGACCGGAAGCGTCCAATGGGGGTTCGAGGCCGCGGGGACGGCGATCTGGACCGGCACGCCGCTCAGTTCGATACTACGCGGTCGGCTTGACGACGCGGACGGCGACGCGTGGCTCACGGCCGTCGGTGGCGACCCCTCGGACGGCGACGACGTCTTCGCGCGGTCAATTCCCCTCTCGAAGGCGCTCGAGGACTGCATCCTCGCCACGGAGATGAACGGCCGGCCGCTCCCCCGCGAACACGGCTTCCCGGTTCGGCTGATCGTTCCCGGCTGGTACGGCGTCAACTGCGTCAAGTGGGTCGAGGAGCTCCGGCTGATGGACACGATGGTCGTCGACGGCTCACTGGATCGACCCGGTGACCACGCCTACTGGCAGCAGGAGGCCTACCGAATGCACCCCGCCGACGTCGACCCCGAACCGAACGAGACCGTCGAAACGGTCGATACGTGGTCCCAACTCGAGGCGGGCGAGCCCGATCATCCCTACACGTTCGACCAGACCGTGATGTCGATCATCGGCGCTCCGGACGGCGAGTCCGCAGTGAGCGCTCTCGAGGACGGAACGATCGAACTCACCGGCGTCGCCTGGGCCGGCGACGACGGCGTCGAGCGGGTCGAGGTCTCGACCGACGGCGGCGACACGTGGGCCGACGCGGAACTGTTCGGCCCCGACTACGCGGGTGCGTGGCGACTGTTCCGTTACGACTGGGACGCGCAGCCAGGGACGCACGTTCTCTGTTCGCGAGCGACCGACGATCAGGGCCGCCGACAGCCGATGCGGATCTCCAATCCCGACGCCTGGCGCGACGCGCTCGAGGCCGACGAGTTCCCCTGGAACGAGGGCGGGTACGCCGCGAACGCGGTCCTGCCGAACGCCGTCGAAATCGACGTCGAGTCGACCTAA
- a CDS encoding replication factor A (Replication protein A protects and stabilize the intermediate ssDNA that is generated by the unwinding action of a DNA helicase at the replication fork. In addition, SSBs prevent the formation of secondary structures by single-stranded template DNA.), with translation MSDVRQHADDIHDQFSDHIDVSVDDVEERLTTLVDEYKVPIDEARRSVTNHYLEEAGLEREDISRGGSEEVNVEDVDEPEQWIDLTAKVIELWDPRSDSVAQVGLLGDPTGTIKFTKWAKSDLPSLEEGAVYDLRNVVTDEYQGRYSVKLNSTTVIEELDEDLEVGDDTSEIEGALVDMQSGSGLIKRCPKEDCTRVLQNGRCNEHGEVEGEFDLRIKAVVDDGIDAHEVIFDKEATEDLTGLSLEEAKDMAMDALDTTIVADEIAADIVGTYYRIEGPTFGRYVLADDVEELDGPADAEQLLIRARSM, from the coding sequence ATGAGCGACGTACGACAGCACGCGGACGACATACACGACCAGTTTTCGGATCACATCGACGTGAGCGTCGACGACGTCGAGGAGCGACTGACGACGCTCGTCGACGAGTACAAGGTTCCCATCGACGAGGCGCGCCGGAGCGTCACCAACCACTACCTCGAAGAGGCCGGCCTCGAGCGAGAGGACATCTCGCGGGGCGGCAGCGAGGAAGTGAACGTCGAGGACGTCGACGAGCCCGAACAGTGGATCGACCTCACCGCGAAGGTCATCGAACTCTGGGATCCCCGGAGCGACTCCGTCGCACAGGTCGGCCTGCTGGGCGACCCGACGGGCACGATCAAGTTCACCAAGTGGGCCAAATCAGACCTGCCATCCCTCGAGGAGGGCGCGGTCTACGACCTTCGCAACGTCGTCACCGACGAGTACCAGGGCCGGTACTCGGTCAAACTTAACTCGACGACGGTGATCGAGGAGCTCGACGAGGACCTCGAGGTCGGCGACGACACCAGCGAGATCGAGGGCGCCCTCGTGGACATGCAAAGCGGCAGCGGCCTCATCAAGCGCTGCCCGAAAGAGGACTGCACGCGCGTCCTGCAGAACGGCCGCTGTAACGAACACGGCGAGGTCGAAGGCGAGTTCGACCTCCGCATCAAGGCGGTCGTCGACGACGGGATCGACGCCCACGAGGTCATCTTCGACAAGGAGGCCACCGAGGACCTGACGGGCCTGAGCTTAGAGGAGGCCAAGGATATGGCGATGGACGCTCTGGACACGACCATCGTCGCCGACGAGATCGCCGCGGACATCGTCGGCACCTACTACCGTATCGAGGGACCGACCTTCGGCCGCTACGTGCTGGCCGACGACGTCGAGGAACTCGACGGGCCCGCCGACGCCGAACAGCTGCTGATCAGAGCGAGGTCGATGTGA
- a CDS encoding RPA family protein, translated as MSQSELTREVARRVFASEFNDSTYTFKESDDERAPNYALLPTGDRANRVFIVGTLTETEDVGEDSEYWRGRVVDPTGTFFVYAGQYQPEAASVLRDTEPPEYVSIVGKPRTYETDDGSVNVSVRPESIAVVDDDTRDRWVVETAERTLDRIEAFEEWEEEQEAPENGSTAPTNEYAQMARERYDSPVVNYRNDVIQALEQLEDVEADDAEATA; from the coding sequence ATGAGCCAGTCAGAACTCACCCGCGAAGTCGCCCGCCGCGTCTTCGCATCGGAATTCAACGATTCGACGTACACCTTCAAAGAGAGCGACGACGAGCGCGCGCCCAACTACGCGCTGCTCCCGACCGGCGACCGCGCGAACCGCGTGTTCATCGTCGGAACCCTCACGGAAACGGAGGACGTCGGCGAGGACAGCGAGTACTGGCGCGGCCGGGTCGTCGACCCGACCGGGACGTTCTTCGTCTACGCCGGTCAGTACCAGCCCGAGGCCGCATCGGTGCTCCGGGACACGGAGCCGCCGGAATACGTCTCCATCGTCGGCAAACCCCGCACCTACGAGACTGACGACGGCAGCGTCAACGTCTCCGTTCGCCCCGAATCCATCGCGGTCGTCGACGACGACACCCGCGACCGTTGGGTCGTCGAAACCGCCGAACGCACCCTCGATCGCATCGAGGCCTTCGAGGAGTGGGAAGAAGAACAGGAGGCTCCCGAGAACGGCTCGACGGCGCCCACCAACGAGTACGCCCAGATGGCCCGCGAGCGCTACGACTCGCCGGTCGTCAACTACCGCAACGACGTGATTCAGGCGCTCGAGCAACTCGAGGACGTCGAGGCCGACGACGCCGAAGCGACGGCCTGA
- a CDS encoding alpha/beta hydrolase, translating into MTGRDSGRSMDSVSGPHAGQPLLTAGAPALAAEAALVVCHGRGATAQGVVNLFEPVSRHGLAVLAPQAERSRWYPRSAAALRTENEPWLSSSVDCVAAALGAAAGIGIPPERTVLAGFSQGACVAAEYVRRNPNRYGGLAVLSATLPGSDAELEATDIDGLLAETPVLLGYGAEDPHVDPSRVAATAQIFERADAAVDERRYPETGHEVTDDEFAAIGALLETALEA; encoded by the coding sequence ATGACGGGACGTGACTCGGGCCGGTCGATGGACTCGGTTTCGGGACCCCACGCCGGCCAACCCTTGCTCACGGCCGGCGCGCCTGCGCTGGCCGCCGAAGCCGCACTCGTCGTCTGTCACGGCCGCGGCGCGACGGCCCAGGGCGTCGTCAACCTCTTCGAACCGGTCTCCCGCCACGGTCTCGCCGTCCTCGCCCCGCAGGCCGAGCGGAGCCGCTGGTACCCCCGTTCGGCCGCCGCGCTGCGAACCGAAAACGAGCCGTGGCTCTCCTCGAGCGTCGACTGCGTGGCTGCCGCTCTCGGAGCCGCGGCGGGGATCGGGATCCCACCGGAACGAACCGTTCTTGCGGGCTTCTCGCAAGGCGCTTGCGTCGCCGCGGAGTACGTCCGCCGGAACCCGAACCGCTACGGCGGGCTCGCTGTCCTCTCTGCGACGCTGCCGGGATCGGACGCCGAGCTCGAGGCGACCGATATCGACGGCTTGCTGGCGGAGACGCCGGTCCTGCTCGGCTACGGCGCCGAAGATCCACACGTCGATCCGTCGCGCGTCGCCGCGACGGCGCAAATCTTCGAACGAGCCGACGCCGCGGTCGACGAGCGGCGCTATCCCGAGACCGGTCACGAGGTCACCGACGACGAGTTCGCGGCGATCGGCGCGCTACTCGAGACCGCGCTCGAGGCGTAA
- a CDS encoding VOC family protein translates to MPPDTPGLHHVTGLVGDAQTAVDFYAGVLGLRLATQTVNFEDILQHHLYFGDAVGTPGTVLTHFPDPHADPGRVGKPQVASVAFAVPAGSLEYWRDRLVDYDVAVEGPLERFEERVLQFEDPAGTQLELVAGPPDAPDPSGVEPWTDGPVPDESAIRALHGVSTLSVNPYATASTLETLGFEYESELDDRARYRAAGDRATIVDVLDRDAEFGREGPGTLHHVAVRVGSEDDLHEWRKIFDDRGHDVSRVKDRHFFHSLYVREPGGVLFELATESDGVAASGPEGGPGESLHLPDWFERDRDLIESQLPELTVPEATARDGDTGAADSADAGSDR, encoded by the coding sequence ATGCCTCCCGACACGCCGGGACTCCACCACGTCACGGGGCTGGTCGGCGACGCCCAGACGGCCGTCGACTTCTACGCGGGCGTCCTCGGCCTCCGCCTCGCGACCCAGACGGTGAACTTCGAGGACATCCTCCAGCACCACCTCTACTTCGGCGACGCGGTCGGCACGCCGGGGACGGTCCTGACCCACTTCCCGGACCCCCACGCCGATCCGGGCCGGGTCGGTAAACCGCAGGTCGCGTCGGTCGCGTTCGCCGTTCCCGCGGGCTCCCTCGAGTACTGGCGGGACCGACTCGTCGATTACGACGTCGCGGTCGAAGGCCCGCTCGAGCGCTTCGAGGAGCGCGTCCTGCAGTTCGAGGACCCCGCCGGGACGCAACTGGAACTCGTTGCCGGTCCGCCCGACGCGCCGGACCCGAGCGGCGTCGAACCGTGGACCGATGGCCCGGTTCCCGACGAATCTGCGATCCGCGCGCTCCACGGCGTCTCGACGCTGTCGGTCAATCCCTACGCGACCGCGAGTACGCTCGAGACGCTGGGCTTCGAGTACGAGTCCGAACTGGACGACCGAGCCCGGTACCGCGCCGCCGGCGATCGAGCGACGATCGTCGACGTGCTTGATCGGGACGCCGAGTTCGGCCGCGAGGGTCCCGGAACCCTGCACCACGTCGCGGTTCGCGTCGGGAGCGAGGACGACCTCCACGAGTGGCGGAAAATCTTCGACGACCGCGGCCATGACGTCTCGCGGGTCAAGGATCGTCACTTCTTCCATTCGCTGTACGTCCGCGAACCGGGCGGCGTCCTCTTCGAACTGGCGACCGAGAGCGACGGCGTCGCTGCCAGCGGTCCCGAGGGCGGCCCTGGCGAGTCGCTGCACCTGCCCGACTGGTTCGAACGGGATCGGGATCTGATCGAGAGCCAGTTGCCGGAACTGACGGTTCCGGAGGCAACTGCGCGCGACGGGGACACTGGCGCCGCCGACAGCGCCGACGCCGGTAGCGATCGATGA
- a CDS encoding CopG family transcriptional regulator, which yields MGNKNKTISFRVNEDAFEALQDIAEERDISLSAVFRDYVDRLVEHDGQVEVVPEDELEAMGSDDGEQTFPPTVEVRKSFVREHERLELEAEHLREQLDEYKGYVNELQDRLEDEEDEILLLDDLDEEDESYQLR from the coding sequence ATGGGCAACAAGAACAAGACGATCTCGTTTCGGGTAAACGAGGACGCGTTCGAGGCGCTCCAGGATATCGCCGAAGAGCGCGACATCTCGTTGTCCGCCGTCTTCCGAGACTACGTCGACCGACTGGTCGAACACGACGGGCAGGTCGAGGTCGTCCCCGAGGACGAACTCGAGGCGATGGGGAGCGACGACGGGGAGCAGACGTTTCCGCCGACCGTCGAGGTCCGCAAGAGCTTCGTCCGCGAACACGAGCGCCTCGAACTCGAGGCCGAACACCTCCGAGAGCAACTCGACGAGTACAAGGGCTACGTCAACGAGCTGCAGGACCGACTCGAGGACGAGGAAGACGAGATCCTGTTGCTGGACGATCTAGACGAGGAAGACGAATCGTACCAGTTGCGATAG
- a CDS encoding DUF5814 domain-containing protein, with product MAITDKIYVKNHRQLSSQLETNIPKGAFKGATLDMLFQGQGLEKLDDATRDRVLDFTEDFLDCSCDNNPYCGCPERKFIQYLLELRAQGLGPDAIVDVMTDDYMIYAYPGDVLSFLDNGVRTLEAAEGLARVDGESEKRDEIRQAKQNLAR from the coding sequence GTGGCCATCACCGATAAAATCTACGTCAAAAACCACCGGCAGCTCAGCTCCCAGCTCGAGACGAACATCCCGAAGGGCGCGTTCAAGGGGGCGACGCTGGACATGCTCTTCCAGGGCCAGGGCCTCGAGAAGTTAGACGACGCGACCCGGGATCGCGTCCTCGACTTCACGGAGGACTTCCTGGACTGTAGCTGCGACAACAACCCCTACTGTGGCTGCCCGGAACGGAAGTTCATCCAGTACCTCCTCGAGTTGCGCGCACAGGGGCTGGGCCCGGACGCGATCGTCGACGTGATGACCGACGACTACATGATCTACGCCTATCCCGGCGACGTCCTCTCGTTTCTGGACAACGGCGTCCGCACGCTCGAGGCGGCCGAGGGGCTGGCGCGGGTCGACGGCGAGAGCGAGAAACGCGACGAGATTCGGCAGGCGAAGCAGAATCTCGCCCGATAG